From a region of the Deinococcus terrestris genome:
- a CDS encoding chloride channel protein, which translates to MRSPLPRAVLTRLETGRLVVLSVLLGGLVGALCVGLRLLLERLLELGAWLTGFSPPGTPGEGGLLMAFGEALPWGLLALPLIGAAYVWLIPREDGDPLNQLVRGAHTRGDTPTLPTQLRTLAATLLGHGAGLLVGRDAPYTVLGGLGARLLGRATRLDAVETRSLTLAGAAAGLGAVLHAPLAAAVLVAEVLYRRFEFEFEVLMPCVLASVAAYAVYGLAFGFLPLLSVPEVGVPTLAGVGPLVGVALAVTLAGWAALLICRVFPDAWTRGSRRVALGGAFGLLTAAIAWWGTPGVLGDGSGWAQVGLSGFLDEAALGEGAWRWLLLALGARLAFGGGVLPSVGVGGLLGVGLGSVLGADPSLAALVGIVAFVTVTLNAPLAAALLVVAWGGDALLPAALVTAGLAHAISGETGLLPAQVRSRAQSPAPLPVLLPGAGPVTIRRAPAVPSPLLPLHAAPPGEPETGLAPLESEQELYRRPVPRSWAGARLSVLSLPPGVEVVGVVRGGAVTVPRPQMRLTADDELVFLARPDAYAALEGVLRLPGV; encoded by the coding sequence ATGCGTTCTCCCCTGCCCCGCGCCGTCCTGACCCGCCTGGAAACCGGGCGGCTGGTGGTGCTGAGCGTGCTGCTGGGCGGGCTGGTGGGGGCGCTGTGCGTGGGGCTGCGGCTACTGCTGGAACGCTTGCTGGAACTGGGCGCCTGGCTCACCGGCTTCTCGCCCCCCGGCACCCCCGGCGAGGGCGGCCTGCTGATGGCCTTTGGCGAGGCGCTGCCCTGGGGCCTGCTCGCGCTGCCGCTGATCGGGGCTGCCTACGTCTGGCTGATTCCGCGCGAGGACGGTGATCCCCTGAACCAACTCGTGCGCGGTGCCCATACGCGGGGCGACACGCCCACCCTGCCCACGCAACTGCGGACGCTGGCTGCCACGCTGCTGGGGCACGGCGCGGGGCTGCTGGTGGGCCGGGACGCGCCCTACACCGTGCTGGGCGGGCTGGGGGCGCGGCTGCTGGGGCGGGCCACCCGGCTGGACGCGGTGGAGACGCGCAGCCTGACCCTGGCCGGGGCGGCGGCAGGCCTGGGAGCCGTGCTGCACGCGCCCCTGGCGGCAGCGGTCCTCGTGGCCGAGGTGCTCTACCGCCGCTTCGAGTTCGAGTTCGAGGTGCTGATGCCCTGCGTGCTCGCCTCGGTTGCGGCGTATGCGGTGTATGGATTGGCCTTCGGGTTCCTGCCGCTGCTGAGCGTGCCGGAGGTGGGGGTACCCACGCTGGCGGGGGTGGGGCCGCTGGTCGGGGTAGCGCTGGCCGTCACGCTGGCGGGATGGGCGGCGCTGCTGATCTGCCGCGTCTTCCCTGACGCCTGGACGCGGGGCTCCCGGCGGGTGGCGCTGGGTGGGGCCTTCGGGCTGCTCACGGCAGCCATCGCGTGGTGGGGCACCCCCGGCGTGCTGGGCGACGGCTCCGGCTGGGCACAGGTGGGCCTGTCCGGCTTCCTCGACGAGGCGGCGTTGGGTGAGGGTGCGTGGCGCTGGCTGCTGCTGGCGCTGGGGGCGCGGCTGGCCTTCGGGGGTGGGGTGCTGCCGTCGGTGGGGGTGGGCGGACTGCTGGGCGTGGGGCTGGGCTCGGTGCTGGGCGCCGACCCCAGCCTGGCCGCGCTGGTGGGCATCGTCGCCTTCGTGACGGTCACGCTGAACGCTCCCCTCGCCGCCGCACTGCTGGTGGTGGCCTGGGGTGGGGACGCGCTGCTGCCCGCCGCCTTGGTCACCGCCGGGCTGGCCCACGCCATCAGCGGCGAGACGGGCCTGCTGCCCGCGCAGGTGCGCTCGCGGGCACAGAGCCCCGCACCCCTGCCCGTGCTCTTGCCGGGGGCGGGGCCGGTCACGATTCGCCGCGCTCCCGCCGTTCCGTCCCCCCTGCTGCCCCTGCACGCCGCCCCGCCCGGAGAGCCGGAGACAGGCCTGGCCCCGCTGGAGTCCGAGCAGGAACTTTACCGCCGCCCGGTGCCGCGCAGTTGGGCGGGCGCCCGGCTCTCGGTGCTCTCGCTGCCCCCCGGCGTGGAGGTTGTGGGCGTGGTGCGGGGCGGCGCCGTGACGGTGCCGCGCCCCCAGATGCGCCTGACCGCCGACGACGAGTTGGTCTTCCTGGCCCGGCCCGACGCGTATGCGGCGCTGGAGGGTGTGCTCCGGCTGCCGGGGGTCTGA
- a CDS encoding alpha-amylase family glycosyl hydrolase, whose protein sequence is MRPLLPLTALLLASAAAQTAPALPTFEGQIIYQVMPDRFFDGDQTNNAGVDRSNLRAWHGGDLPGLTAKLPYVQKLGATALWLTPVYRQQTVNSFDTAPYHGYWPADFRDVDPHFGTLADFGKFTAAAKAAGMRVVLDQVINHYGYEAPTVRQQPAWFNGEAQCAASQNRDVDCPLSGLPDLRQSNPEVRQFLLENADFWRGQGVDAFRYDAIKHVEGPFLRDLLARDRAAGTWTLGEWYDADTGTVADWQKAGFDSLFLFSLQGAMRQSVMGSSSLTNVANVLARQDELPRPGEVALFLDNHDVPRFAQGSLFEDEGQARTRYGLRALMTLKGVPVIWQGTEIAMRGAGDPDNRRSMRFENEWTAAEREVFGAAQGAIAARKASRALSVGDQKLLPVPARLEDDLLLLTRQSGSERVLAAWHGGRERKTYSIRLTTLGLGTGTQAVTRSLYAGQDAKVSVSGGWLHLSLPGRDAAAFTLALK, encoded by the coding sequence ATGCGCCCCCTCCTCCCCCTCACGGCCCTGCTGCTGGCCTCCGCCGCCGCCCAGACTGCACCCGCCCTCCCCACTTTCGAGGGCCAGATCATCTACCAGGTCATGCCCGACCGCTTTTTCGACGGCGACCAGACCAACAACGCGGGCGTGGACCGCTCCAACCTCCGCGCGTGGCACGGCGGCGACCTGCCCGGCCTGACCGCCAAGCTGCCCTATGTCCAGAAGCTCGGCGCGACGGCCCTGTGGCTCACGCCGGTCTACCGCCAGCAGACGGTCAACTCCTTTGACACGGCCCCCTACCACGGCTACTGGCCCGCCGACTTCCGCGACGTGGACCCCCACTTCGGGACCCTGGCCGACTTCGGCAAATTCACGGCGGCGGCGAAGGCGGCGGGAATGCGCGTCGTGCTCGATCAGGTCATCAACCACTACGGGTACGAGGCCCCGACCGTGCGCCAGCAGCCCGCGTGGTTCAACGGGGAAGCGCAGTGCGCGGCGAGCCAGAACCGCGACGTGGACTGCCCCCTGTCCGGCCTGCCCGACCTGCGCCAGAGCAACCCGGAGGTGCGGCAGTTCCTGCTGGAGAACGCCGACTTCTGGCGGGGGCAGGGGGTGGACGCCTTCCGCTACGACGCGATCAAGCATGTGGAGGGGCCATTCCTGCGTGACCTGCTGGCCCGCGACCGCGCCGCCGGGACATGGACGCTGGGCGAGTGGTACGACGCCGACACGGGCACGGTGGCCGACTGGCAGAAGGCGGGCTTCGACAGCCTCTTTCTCTTCAGCCTGCAAGGGGCGATGCGCCAGAGCGTGATGGGGAGCAGCAGCCTGACGAACGTGGCGAACGTGCTGGCCCGGCAGGATGAGCTGCCACGCCCCGGCGAGGTGGCCCTGTTCCTCGACAACCACGACGTGCCGCGCTTTGCCCAGGGGTCGCTGTTCGAGGACGAGGGGCAAGCCCGCACCCGCTACGGCCTGCGGGCGCTGATGACCCTCAAAGGGGTCCCGGTGATCTGGCAGGGCACCGAGATCGCCATGCGCGGCGCGGGCGACCCCGACAACCGCCGCTCCATGCGCTTCGAGAACGAGTGGACCGCCGCCGAGCGCGAGGTGTTCGGGGCCGCCCAGGGCGCGATCGCGGCCCGCAAGGCCAGCCGGGCACTGAGCGTGGGCGATCAGAAACTGCTGCCCGTGCCCGCCCGACTGGAAGATGACCTCCTGCTGCTGACCCGTCAGAGCGGCAGTGAGCGCGTCCTGGCCGCCTGGCACGGGGGCCGCGAGCGCAAGACGTACTCCATCCGCCTGACTACCCTGGGGCTGGGCACAGGCACCCAGGCCGTGACCCGCAGCCTGTACGCGGGGCAGGACGCCAAGGTCAGCGTGAGCGGCGGGTGGCTGCACCTCAGCCTGCCGGGGCGGGACGCGGCGGCCTTCACGCTGGCGCTGAAGTAA